From a region of the Pochonia chlamydosporia 170 chromosome Unknown PCv3seq00015, whole genome shotgun sequence genome:
- a CDS encoding chitin binding domain-containing protein produces MRSFTLVFATLAAFAATGVSAHGFMSKPFCRGCEKANIKVDDLKNPNVGDQICRGEPAGKVTDVGRQLTLGLTITAPHVGPCEVYILKPDLSNANIAKPVASKQDCAAPGKVGPMTVNIPGKISGRRVLRWKWQACHVTPCEQYENCADINVGG; encoded by the coding sequence ATGCGTTCCTTCACTCTTGTATTTGCTACGCTCGCGGCGTTTGCCGCCACCGGCGTGTCCGCCCACGGTTTTATGTCGAAGCCATTCTGCCGCGGCTGCGAGAAAGCAAACATTAAAGTAGACGATCTCAAGAACCCTAACGTCGGAGACCAGATCTGCCGCGGCGAACCGGCCGGCAAAGTGACCGACGTCGGCCGTCAACTCACGCTTGGCCTCACCATCACTGCGCCGCATGTAGGCCCGTGTGAGGTGTACATCCTCAAACCGGACCTCAGCAACGCAAACATAGCCAAGCCTGTCGCTTCGAAACAGGACTGCGCTGCACCAGGCAAGGTGGGCCCGATGACGGTCAACATCCCGGGCAAGATCTCTGGCCGCAGGGTCCTCCGCTGGAAGTGGCAGGCCTGCCACGTCACGCCGTGCGAGCAGTACGAGAACTGTGCCGACATCAACGTCGGCGGTTAG